A genomic segment from Saprospiraceae bacterium encodes:
- a CDS encoding TetR/AcrR family transcriptional regulator yields MTKAEKTRQHILEKSADLFNQKGFDGTSMKDIMEVTNMSKGALYGHFQSKEEIAIAAFRLAVEKVLMEVGKRTKVIENTLDKLKAVVYFYKERILHPPVEGGCPIQNTAVATNSTHPFLKEEARKEMDEWINRMIYTLEKGMSKGQVRIDLNARDFSIRFIGLLEGGIMLAQLYKDVYYFDVIAKQLVEMIDSLKTS; encoded by the coding sequence ATGACGAAAGCAGAAAAGACACGACAACACATTCTCGAAAAATCAGCGGATTTATTCAACCAAAAAGGCTTTGATGGGACCTCGATGAAGGATATTATGGAAGTGACCAATATGTCCAAAGGTGCCTTATATGGCCATTTTCAAAGCAAGGAAGAGATTGCTATCGCTGCTTTTCGCTTGGCAGTTGAGAAGGTGCTAATGGAAGTAGGCAAGCGAACCAAGGTGATCGAAAACACCTTGGACAAGCTAAAAGCAGTGGTCTACTTTTATAAAGAACGGATACTCCATCCGCCGGTAGAGGGGGGCTGCCCTATACAAAATACCGCCGTAGCTACCAATAGCACCCACCCTTTTTTGAAGGAAGAGGCTAGAAAGGAAATGGATGAATGGATCAACAGAATGATCTACACTTTGGAAAAGGGAATGTCAAAAGGACAAGTACGCATCGACCTCAATGCCCGTGATTTCAGCATCCGTTTTATAGGCCTCTTAGAAGGAGGGATCATGTTGGCTCAGTTGTATAAAGATGTGTATTATTTTGATGTGATTGCCAAACAATTGGTAGAAATGATAGATTCATTGAAAACTAGCTAA
- a CDS encoding alpha/beta hydrolase, translating to MQIAKRIQYLDSNWEDPILERTPVYPWLLKPIRLGFQTLGRLFPRAAGKLTYRFFTTPTSKAGHKKSDAILEKARIFEFLYAKKMLKGYSWGQGDKTVLLVHGWESRGTALRSFVPPLVERGYKVVAIDGPAHGNSEGRRTNLPEFAGAIRAAIHQIGQVEALICHSFGGAAASYALSQLELEGHIRKLVLISAPNDLKYILNEATGMMKVPQAARKYFHQIIEYKMLMPLAKACLSYWGNSIKTEDVLIVHDEEDLVVPVSEALAIFESWENAELLLSKGYGHYRITKNPDLINWVAAFICKAS from the coding sequence ATGCAAATAGCAAAAAGAATCCAGTATTTAGATTCAAATTGGGAGGACCCGATCCTGGAGCGAACACCAGTTTATCCCTGGTTATTGAAACCGATTCGCTTGGGTTTTCAAACCCTGGGTCGGCTCTTTCCTCGGGCTGCGGGAAAACTAACTTACCGGTTTTTTACCACACCTACTTCCAAAGCAGGGCATAAAAAATCAGATGCAATCCTAGAAAAGGCGCGCATTTTTGAATTTTTGTATGCCAAAAAAATGCTCAAAGGTTATAGCTGGGGACAAGGAGATAAGACGGTGCTTTTGGTACATGGTTGGGAGTCTAGGGGGACGGCTTTGCGAAGTTTTGTTCCTCCATTGGTCGAAAGAGGGTACAAGGTGGTGGCTATTGATGGTCCGGCGCATGGTAATTCGGAGGGTCGAAGGACCAATTTACCAGAATTTGCGGGGGCTATTCGGGCTGCTATCCACCAAATCGGTCAAGTGGAAGCTTTAATTTGTCACTCTTTTGGCGGAGCAGCAGCGAGTTATGCCCTCAGCCAGTTGGAGTTGGAAGGACACATCCGTAAATTGGTGTTGATTAGTGCACCGAATGATTTGAAATACATTCTAAACGAAGCAACGGGTATGATGAAGGTTCCTCAGGCTGCAAGGAAATATTTTCATCAAATCATAGAATATAAAATGCTCATGCCTTTGGCCAAGGCTTGTTTGAGTTATTGGGGGAATAGTATAAAAACGGAAGACGTCCTCATTGTCCACGATGAAGAGGACCTTGTCGTTCCTGTAAGTGAAGCCTTGGCCATTTTTGAATCTTGGGAAAATGCAGAATTATTGCTTTCCAAGGGATATGGTCATTATCGAATAACAAAAAATCCTGATCTTATTAATTGGGTGGCAGCATTTATTTGCAAGGCATCATAA